In Castanea sativa cultivar Marrone di Chiusa Pesio chromosome 6, ASM4071231v1, a single window of DNA contains:
- the LOC142639498 gene encoding uncharacterized protein LOC142639498, whose translation MHIQGVPDEIMCRAFTITLKGPARVWYNQLTPNLISTFKELGAQFVSHFIGGHQYKKSTTCLMSIKQREDETLRSYIAHFNKEAFSIDEADDKILVAAFTNGLWKGKFLFSLYKYDPKTMSEVLYRATKYINAEDTLLAKEEKLRKRERQEDTRLDRGQK comes from the coding sequence ATGCACATTCAAGGAGTTCCagatgagatcatgtgcagggcCTTCACCATTACGCTGAAAGGACCTGCGAGGGTATGGTACAACCAACTGACGCCCAATTTGATTAGCACTTTCAAGGAGTTAGGCGCTCAGTTCGTGTCGCACTTTATCGGGGGTCACCAATATAAGAAGTCCACTACGTGTCTAATGAGCATTAAGCAACGGGAAGATGAGACGCTAAGGTCGTACATAGCCCACTTCAACAAAGAGGCTTTCTCGATAGATGAGGCggacgacaagatactcgtggcaGCATTCACTAACGGGCTgtggaagggtaagttcctattttcCTTGTATAAgtatgacccaaagactatgtccgaggTGCTTTACAGGGCAACCAAGTACATAAACGCGGAAGACACGTTACTGGCCAAGGAAGAGAAGCTTAGGAAAAGGGAGAGACAGGAAGATACACGGTTAGACAGGGGACAGAAGTAG